In Beijerinckiaceae bacterium, the sequence CCCGGCCCAAAAGCCCGTTCGTCGAGCTTTTCGATGGCCGCGAGATCAGCGGGCGTCTGGGGGCTGAGACTAAGGGACAGATCCGCCATGGCTCGTCATTGCAAGATGCGGGAGCGCCCCGCCGAAAATAATCCAATCACCTGGAGCATCGAGGCGATCCAGGTGCGCTTTTTGTCGGAATTTATCGAACATGGCCGACACGCTTCTGCATGGCTCCGATCGCAAGGTTATAGGCGCAAGGGACCTGCGTTGTCACCGGCCGGGACGCTGGCTCCAGCGCCGTGCAAGCCGAGGCGGTTCTTATAGGGACCATGCAAGCGAACGCCAAAACATTCAATGCGCGGAAACGGCTGAGACAGAAGCACCGCGCTGTGTCGCACCAGGCTTTGCGTCCGGCAATCGATGCCGAAATCAGCCGGGCGATTGGTCTTCTGGGGTCTGGAAAGGTCAAAGAGGCCCTCGGATGCCTTCGTAACGTCTATGCAGAAAGCGAGACGAGCGCTGTCAGATGCAATCTTGTGGGTTTGATTTATCTGAGCGCCAGGCAAAATTCGCTGGCGTTCAAATGGTTCGATCGCGCGGTGTCGCTGGATCCCGCCGATCCGGAAGCTTATTCGAACCGTGGCATGGCGCTGATGGAGCTTGGCCAGACGGCAGCGGCCCTTGCTTCCTATGGTGAAGCTGTCCGCACTGGCTGTGCGAAGCCGGCTCTGTTTTACAATCGCGGTAATCTCTTGCGTGAAATGGGACGGCTTGAGGAGGCGATTGCCTCCTACGACATGGCTCTGAAGCTCGACCCTGCTTACCCCGAGGCCTTGCGTGCCGGGGGGACTTTGCTTGCGGAGCAGGGCTATTTTGAAAGCGCGCTGAAGTTTCTCGACGAGGCCTTGCGGCTGCGGCCGGATTATTTGGAAGCCGCTCTCGATCGGGGCAATATTTTGCAAGGCCTTGGGCAATCGGGCGCGGCCATTGCCAGCTATGATGCGGCCATCGAGACGCATAAGGGCAATCCCGATCTTTACAATAACCGGGGCGTCGCCCTTCACCTGTCCGGAAAGCTTGCAAGGGCGCTTAAGGATTTTGACGCAGCCATCGTACTTCGTCGGGAGTTTCCTCAAGCTTGGTTCAACCGCGGCAATGTCCTCATTCGTCTCGATCGACCGGAGGCCTCGCTCGCAAGCTTTGAGGCGGCCCTCGCGCTTCGGCCCGACTATGGGGAGGCTTTGTGCAGCCGGGCGGTGGCGCTGAAATATCTCGGACGGATGGATGAAGCGCTCCGTGCTTTCGATCTCGCCCTGCACCACAATAGCCAATCGGCGCACGCCAAGAATAACAAGGCGGCGCTGCTGTTGCTTCTTGGCGATTTCGAACGCGGCCTGGACGCTTATGAATTTCGCTGGATTGCGGGTCAAACGCCAAAATCTGAACTCAAGCTCCCAAGTCCGGAATGGAGCGGCACCATCCGGCACGGGGAAAAGATCATCGTCTTTGATGAGCAGGGGCTTGGCGATGCGATCCAGTTTTCGAGATTTTTACCGCTGCTCGCGGACGCTGGAGCGGAGGTGACCTTCTTTTGCCGCAAGAAACTGCATAGACTTCTCGCTGGCCTGCCGCGGTCGATCCGGCTGGTGGACGATATCCCCGACGAGCAACAATTCGACGCGCAAATCGCTCTTTCCAGCCTGCCGCGCGCGTTTAAGATGCGGCTGGAATCAATCCCGGCACGGACGTCCTACCTTCGTGCCGAGGCGTCCCTCGTCAACAAATGGGCCGCGCGCATCGGCCAGCAAGGCGTTCGCGTCGGTCTTTGCTGGCACGGTAGTCCCGACTTTAAGGCCGATCCAAATCGGTCAATTCCGCTGAGCGCTTTCGCTCCGCTGGCGGCAATCGATGGCGTCCGCCTGATCAGTATTCAGAAAGTCCATGGCTTGGGGGAGCTCGAAGGCCGGGGAGCCGATTTCAAAATCGAGAGGCTCGGCGAGGATTTCGATGCCGGCCCGGATGCCTTCGTCGATACCGCCGCGGTGATGCAAAATCTCGATTTGATCATTACCTGCGACACATCGATCGCCCATCTCGCCGGGGCGCTCGGTCGGCCCGTTTTTGTTCTTTTGAAACAGATTCCGGACTGGCGCTGGCTGCTCGAACGTTCGGACTGCCCGTGGTATCCGTCCATGCGCCTGTTTCGGCAAAAGCAGCGCGGCGATTGGACTGGTGTTGTCGCTCAGGTCGCTGAGGTGCTGCGAAATTTTCAGAAGACAAGCGCCGCCGAGCTGCCCCAACCTCAGCACTCAGCTTGGGCGGTCGGCGCTTATGATGTAATTGACGTCCATGTCTTTCGACAGACGCCACCGACCAGTCAAAGGATCGTAGACCACGCCGGTCTCATCGCGGATGTGCAGCCCCGCGGCGCGCAGCGCCTTGGCGAGTTCCTGAGGTGTGACGAATTGGTTCCAGCTATGGGTTCCGCGCGGCACCCAGCGCAGCACATATTCGGCGCCGACAATTGCAAAAGCAAAGCTCTTCAAGGTACGGTTGAGCGTGGCGGCGACTAGAATACCGCCGGGCCGGACCATCGCGGCGGCTTGATTGATGAAGCCGGCGACGTTACGCACATGTTCGATGACTTCCATGGTGAGGACCACATCGAAGACAGCGCCCTCGGCCAGAAGGTCCTGGGCGGACATGCAGCGATAATCGATGGCAAGGCCTGTGGCCGCCGCATGATCCTTGGCGATTTCGATATTGCGCGGTGCCGGATCGATCGACGTCATTTGTGCCCCGAGCCGCGCGAGCGGTTCTGAAAGAATCCCGCCGCCGCACCCAATATCGAGGATTCTGAGCCCCCGGAGTGGTTCCGCCGCGTGTCGATCGCGAGGCTTTCCATCCAAGGGGAAGCGCCGGCAGAGCAGCTCCCGCAAATAGCCGACGCGGACCGGATTGAACCGGTGCAGCGCCTGCATCGCCCCGGTCGGATCCCACCATTCCGTCCCCAGCCGGTCGAATTGGGCGACCTCGGCGGGGTCGATCGTGGCGGTACGGCGGAGCTTTTCCTGCGGAGTCACAGCTGAATTCCCATTGACTTGATGTGCCGCGGTTTGCATGTATGCGCGGCGCGATCGAGGCCGCCCGTGCCGGCTTAACGTCCGATGAGGGCCCAAGGAGGCGTTTTTCGACCCGATGTCCCGTCTTGTCATGAAATTCGGCGGCACCTCGGTCGCAAACATAGAGCGCATTCGCAATGTTGCAAGGCATGTGGCGCGGGAACGCGAGGCCGGCCATGAGATCGCTGTGGTCGTCTCGGCGATGGCCGGAAAGACCAATGAGCTGGTCGGCTGGTGCGAGGAAGCCTCGCCGCTTTACGATCCGCGCGAATATGACGCCGTTTTAGCCTCCGGCGAGCAGGTAACCGCAGGTCTCCTGGCCATTGTCCTGCAGGAACAGGGAATTCCGGCGCGCTCCTGGCAAGGTTGGCAGGTCCCGATCCTGACGTCGGACTCGCATGGGTCGGGGCGGATCGAGGAGATCGATCCGACGGCAATTCTCGATGGGTTTCTGGCCCATCGGGAGGTCGCGGTGATTTCCGGCTTTCAAGGCTACCACCGGGCCACCGGCCGAATCGTGACGCTCGGCCGTGGCGGTTCGGATACGAGCGCGGTTGCCATCGCAGCCGCGATCAAGGCCAGCCGCTGCGATATTTATACGGATGTCGACGGTGTTTATACGACCGATCCCCGGATCGTTCCCAAGGCGCGGCGGCTCGACCGGATCGCTTTCGAGGAAATGCTTGAAATGGCCTCGCTCGGCGCCAAGGTCCTTCAGGTGCGCTCGGTCGAACTGGCTATGGCGCACAAGGTCAAGACCTACGTCCGGTCGTCGTTCGACGATCCAAAATACCCGAAACAAGGGACATTGATTTGCGCCGAGGAGGATATTGTGGAAAGTCCAGTCGTCACCGGCATCGCTTTTTCGAGAGACGAGGCGCAAATCACATTGCGGCAGGTCGCCGACCGCCCCGGCATCGCCGCAGCCATATTCATGCCACTGGCCGAAGCCAATATTAACGTGGACATGATCATTCAGGTGGCGTCAGAGGATTCGGGCTTCACCGATATGACTTTCACGGTTTCGGCGGCCGATTTCACGCGGGCCCGCGCGATTCTTTATAAGGAGCAACCGCAGATTGGCTTCTCCAGCCTGCACGGAGCAAATGACGTTGTTAAAGTTTCAGCAATTGGCGTCGGCATGCGCAGCCATGCCGGTGTCGCCGCCCTCGCATTTAAGGCTCTTGCCGAAAAAGGTATTAATATCAGAGCCATCACGACCTCCGAAATCAAATTGTCCGTGCTGATCGAAGCGGCCTATACGGAATTGGCCGTGAGGACATTACATGCCCTTTACGGCTTAGATAAAGCTTGATCCGCAACTATTTTTTTACGTTATGCTTTTGGATATTTTTCTGGTCCGAAGTTTGCTAGTTAGACGGACACCGCGCGAACGCACAACTAGGACCACCAAGCATCCTGCCTTGAACTGACTGGCTTGCCGCATTGAGCGCGGCTGGCGCCGGAAGGAACTTTGGCTTCCACGGAATATTGCTGGACGACCTGGTTTGCCGTTGGCTGATGCGGGGCCGGCAAAAAACGCAGTGAAACTTTGAGGGCTGAACAGGAAACACCCATGTATGGCACGCTCGGCGGCCCCCGCCTGCTGCTGCGCCGCCTTCGCGAGGTCATGGCGGAGCCGGTAAGCCCGCAAGCTCGGCTCGATAAGATCGTCGTCCATATCGCCGCGAATATGGTCGCGGAAGTGTGTTCTGTCTACGTTCTGCGCGCTGACGGCCGGCTCGAACTTTATGCAACCGAAGGCTTGAACCGGGAAGCGGTTCACTTGACGACGTTGCGGACGGGCGAAGGCCTGGTCGGCTTGATCGCGGAGACGGCCGAACCGCTGGCGCTCGCCGACGCCCAGCTTCATCCCTCGTTCTTGTACAGGCCGGAAACGGGCGAAGAAATTTATTCGTCCTTCCTCGGCGTGCCGATCCTGCGGGGCGGCAATACGCTCGGCGTGCTGGTCGTCCAAAACAAAGCGCGTCGCGCCTATTCCGAGGAGGAGATCGAGGCACTCCAGACGACCGCCATGCTGCTCGCCGAAATGATCGCGTCGGGAGAGCTGCAGTCGCTTGCGGCACCTGGTCGCGACATTGCCCTGCGCCGGCCGCTGGCCTTGAAGGGAACGCCCATCGCCGATGGCGTTGGTCTTGGCCACGTCGTTCTGCATGAGCCCCGCATCGTCGTGAAGCAGCTCGTTGCCGAGGACATCAAGCTGGAGATGGAGCGGCTCGACACCGCGATCGGCGCCATGCGCCAATCGATCGATCTCTTGATCGAGAACGGCAACATGGGGCCGGGCGAACATCGCGATGTTCTGGAAACCTTTCGCATGTTCGCGCATGACCGCGGTTGGCTGCGCCGTTTGCGCGAAGCCGTGACGACCGGTCTCACGGCCGAAGCGGCTGTCGAACGTGTGCAAAACGACGCGCGCGCCAAATTGCAGCGCCGGACCGAACCATTCATGCGCGATCGGCTGCATGATCTCGATGATCTCGCCAATCGGCTCCTGCATCAGCTGACGGGACAAAGCTTCGCCGCCGCTCACAAGAATTTGCCGAATAATTCGGTCATTGTCGCGCGCACCATGGGGCCGGCGGCGCTGCTCGAATATGATCGCGCCAAAATTCGCGGCCTCGTGCTGGAGGATGGCGGCGCCGGCAGCCATGTTGCCATCGTCGCCCGCGCACTCGGCATTGCCGCGGTGGGCGAGGTCGCCAATATCATCGATTTTGTTGAGCCGGGCGACGCTTTGATTGTCGATGGCGCGACCGGCGATGTGCATGTGCGCCCGCCGCCCGACGTCGAAAACACCTATGCCGAAAGAGCAAGGCTGCGGGCGCGGAAGCAGGAACAATATCACAAATTGCGTGAGGTTCCGGCGATCACCAAGGACGGCGTGCCGATCGATCTTCATATGAACGCCGGCATGCTGGTGGATCTGCAGCACCTGGCCGAGACAGGTGCGATCTCCGTCGGGCTGTTTCGAACCGAAATTCAGTTCATGCTCGCCTCGCAATTTCCACGGATGAGCGAACAGGAGGTTCTTTACCGGACCGCCCTCGATTTGGCCGGCGGCAAGCCGATCACCTTCCGCACCCTGGATATCGGCTCCGACAAGGTCTTGCCATACATGACCCAAGTCGAGGAGGAAAATCCGGCGCTGGGGTGGCGCGCCATCCGGATCGGTCTCGATCGGCCCGGGCTTTTGCGGGCGCAGTTGCGCGGCCTGCTGCGCGCCGGGGCCGGGCGTGAAATGCGGATCATGTTCCCGATGATCGCAACGCTGGAGGAATTTGAAATTGCGAAATCCATGGTCGAGCGCGAGCTCGTCCAATTGGAGCGCCATAACCGTAAGCCTCCGTGCGATCTCAAGCTGGGCATCATGCTCGAGGTCCCGTCGCTGCTCTGGCAACTCGACGAAATCTGCGAACGCGTCGATTTCCTTTCGGTTGGGTCGAACGATCTGGTGCAATATCTTTTTGCTGCCGATCGCGACAACAAGAGGGTCGCCACGCGCTTCGACGTGTTGTCGGCACCAATCCTTCGCGTATTGAAGCGCATCGCCGACAAAGCCAATGCAACGGCAACGCCGCTGACGCTTTGCGGTGAAATTGGCGGCAAGCCGCTGGAAGCCATTGTCCTGTTGGCGCTCGGCTTTCGCGGCCTTTCGATGTCTGCCGCCTCGATCGGCCCCGTCAAGGCGGCGGTGCTCGCCACTCACGTCGCTGAGGCGAAAGCTTTCGTCGAGACCCTTATCGATGAGGCGAAGGGCGGCCATTCCCTGCGCGATAAATTGCGCAAATTCGCGAAAGCACAGGGCATTCCGGTTTAGGTACCGGCCGCCCTTGCTTCAAACCTTTGGGCGCTCTGCCCTGCGAGTCCAGCAAAAACGCTAAGGTCGAGCAGGCCCTTCTCAAAAAGGCGGTCAACTTTTTTTAAAGTTGGTCTAGTGTTCTCTGTTGTATCGGTCGGGATGCAAGAAACCATGTTGCCCTCAGATAAACTCGATCTCATCTTGCGCCGCCACGCGGAGATCTCGGCTCGCCTCGCAGAAGCCCCTGAACCCTCCGTGATTGTCGCCTTGTCGCGGGAGCTGGCCGGCATGGAGGAGGTTGCCAGAGCCATCCGCGACTATCGCGGCCAAGTGGAAGAGGCCGCTGGGCTCGAAGCCATGCTGAATGATCCAAAGACCGATGCGGAAATGCGCGGCCTCGCCGAAGAAGAGCTCAAGGCGGCACGAGCCAGGCTTTTCGACCTCGAACAGGGATTGAGAATCGCGTTGCTGCCGAAAGACGCGGCGGATGAGAAAAGCGCGATCCTCGAAATTCGCGCCGGCACCGGCGGCGACGAAGCGGCCTTATTTGCAGGCGATCTTTTCCGAATGTATCAGCGCTATGCCGAATTGAAGGGTTGGAACGTCAGCATCCTGTCGGCGAGCGAGGGAACATCGGGGGGATATAAGGAAATCATCGCCGAAATTGCCGGACGCGGTGTCTTCGCGCGTTTGAAATTTGAATCGGGAGTCCACCGGGTGCAGCGCGTGCCGGACACCGAAACGCAAGGCCGCGTTCATACCTCGGCGGCGACCGTCGCCGTTCTGCCGGAGGCGGAGGACGTGGACGTCGATATCAATGAAGCCGATTTGAAGATCGATACGATGCGTGCGCAGGGCGCGGGCGGCCAGCATGTCAACAAGACCGAATCCGCCGTCCGCAT encodes:
- a CDS encoding bifunctional 3-demethylubiquinol 3-O-methyltransferase/2-polyprenyl-6-hydroxyphenol methylase, translated to MQTAAHQVNGNSAVTPQEKLRRTATIDPAEVAQFDRLGTEWWDPTGAMQALHRFNPVRVGYLRELLCRRFPLDGKPRDRHAAEPLRGLRILDIGCGGGILSEPLARLGAQMTSIDPAPRNIEIAKDHAAATGLAIDYRCMSAQDLLAEGAVFDVVLTMEVIEHVRNVAGFINQAAAMVRPGGILVAATLNRTLKSFAFAIVGAEYVLRWVPRGTHSWNQFVTPQELAKALRAAGLHIRDETGVVYDPLTGRWRLSKDMDVNYIISADRPS
- a CDS encoding aspartate kinase — its product is MSRLVMKFGGTSVANIERIRNVARHVAREREAGHEIAVVVSAMAGKTNELVGWCEEASPLYDPREYDAVLASGEQVTAGLLAIVLQEQGIPARSWQGWQVPILTSDSHGSGRIEEIDPTAILDGFLAHREVAVISGFQGYHRATGRIVTLGRGGSDTSAVAIAAAIKASRCDIYTDVDGVYTTDPRIVPKARRLDRIAFEEMLEMASLGAKVLQVRSVELAMAHKVKTYVRSSFDDPKYPKQGTLICAEEDIVESPVVTGIAFSRDEAQITLRQVADRPGIAAAIFMPLAEANINVDMIIQVASEDSGFTDMTFTVSAADFTRARAILYKEQPQIGFSSLHGANDVVKVSAIGVGMRSHAGVAALAFKALAEKGINIRAITTSEIKLSVLIEAAYTELAVRTLHALYGLDKA
- the ptsP gene encoding phosphoenolpyruvate--protein phosphotransferase, producing MYGTLGGPRLLLRRLREVMAEPVSPQARLDKIVVHIAANMVAEVCSVYVLRADGRLELYATEGLNREAVHLTTLRTGEGLVGLIAETAEPLALADAQLHPSFLYRPETGEEIYSSFLGVPILRGGNTLGVLVVQNKARRAYSEEEIEALQTTAMLLAEMIASGELQSLAAPGRDIALRRPLALKGTPIADGVGLGHVVLHEPRIVVKQLVAEDIKLEMERLDTAIGAMRQSIDLLIENGNMGPGEHRDVLETFRMFAHDRGWLRRLREAVTTGLTAEAAVERVQNDARAKLQRRTEPFMRDRLHDLDDLANRLLHQLTGQSFAAAHKNLPNNSVIVARTMGPAALLEYDRAKIRGLVLEDGGAGSHVAIVARALGIAAVGEVANIIDFVEPGDALIVDGATGDVHVRPPPDVENTYAERARLRARKQEQYHKLREVPAITKDGVPIDLHMNAGMLVDLQHLAETGAISVGLFRTEIQFMLASQFPRMSEQEVLYRTALDLAGGKPITFRTLDIGSDKVLPYMTQVEEENPALGWRAIRIGLDRPGLLRAQLRGLLRAGAGREMRIMFPMIATLEEFEIAKSMVERELVQLERHNRKPPCDLKLGIMLEVPSLLWQLDEICERVDFLSVGSNDLVQYLFAADRDNKRVATRFDVLSAPILRVLKRIADKANATATPLTLCGEIGGKPLEAIVLLALGFRGLSMSAASIGPVKAAVLATHVAEAKAFVETLIDEAKGGHSLRDKLRKFAKAQGIPV
- a CDS encoding peptide chain release factor 1, with translation MLPSDKLDLILRRHAEISARLAEAPEPSVIVALSRELAGMEEVARAIRDYRGQVEEAAGLEAMLNDPKTDAEMRGLAEEELKAARARLFDLEQGLRIALLPKDAADEKSAILEIRAGTGGDEAALFAGDLFRMYQRYAELKGWNVSILSASEGTSGGYKEIIAEIAGRGVFARLKFESGVHRVQRVPDTETQGRVHTSAATVAVLPEAEDVDVDINEADLKIDTMRAQGAGGQHVNKTESAVRITHIPTGTIIFVQDERSQHKNRARAMTLLRSRIYDTQRQKLDAERAADRRAQVGSGDRSERIRTYNFPQGRLTDHRIHLTLYKLDKVIAGEALDEVIDALITEHQAGLLAASEG